Proteins encoded by one window of Emticicia oligotrophica DSM 17448:
- a CDS encoding DUF6089 family protein, with amino-acid sequence MPSEYSIANIFFVVVFLFCFSIVETIAQKVYEPWRRYEKTSQIEFGIGTSNYLGDIHPIDNIYSYQSSIRWNTSLSYIKQITPFYSLKIAFSWVRLAGDDYVFTKNQVSKTDNFDINFLRNLSFRNDLKEVSYVSIINLKSGFFARNFKNRPQMIPYFLLGTSLIKHQPLAREIYTQTIGLGEWRKINVSQSKRNIAFAIPTGIGLKGRVSEKFDLNFELNYHFVFTDNLDDIIGRPFPKNELIGNTDFTNRSTEKFTANNGFNRTNLYNIVAQRQGFSFFNGLGTNLFPTIGYPNTTPERGDKKNDSFLMISVKVQYYLSKRDRCKY; translated from the coding sequence ATGCCAAGTGAATATTCTATTGCAAACATTTTTTTTGTTGTGGTATTCTTATTTTGTTTTTCAATTGTTGAAACTATCGCACAAAAGGTATACGAACCTTGGAGGCGGTACGAAAAAACTTCCCAAATTGAGTTTGGAATAGGTACTAGTAATTATCTTGGTGATATTCATCCTATTGATAATATTTATTCGTATCAGAGTTCAATTAGATGGAATACGTCATTGTCTTATATTAAGCAAATTACGCCTTTTTATTCCTTAAAAATAGCATTTTCTTGGGTGCGATTGGCAGGAGATGACTATGTATTTACCAAAAATCAAGTTTCTAAGACGGATAATTTTGATATCAATTTTTTAAGAAATTTAAGCTTTAGAAATGATTTAAAAGAGGTTTCATACGTAAGTATTATTAATCTTAAGAGTGGTTTTTTTGCCCGTAATTTTAAAAATAGGCCGCAAATGATTCCATATTTTCTTTTGGGTACATCATTAATTAAACATCAGCCTTTAGCGAGAGAAATATATACACAAACAATTGGTTTGGGTGAGTGGAGAAAGATTAACGTTAGTCAATCGAAGAGAAATATTGCTTTTGCAATACCCACAGGCATTGGATTAAAAGGTAGGGTATCCGAAAAATTTGATTTAAATTTTGAATTAAACTATCATTTTGTTTTTACTGATAATTTAGATGATATTATCGGTAGGCCCTTTCCTAAAAATGAGTTAATAGGAAATACAGATTTTACAAATAGGAGTACCGAAAAGTTTACAGCTAATAATGGTTTTAATCGCACGAACTTGTATAACATTGTTGCTCAAAGACAAGGGTTTAGCTTTTTTAATGGATTGGGTACAAATCTTTTTCCTACGATTGGATACCCCAATACTACACCAGAAAGGGGTGATAAAAAGAACGATTCATTTTTGATGATTTCTGTAAAAGTACAATACTATTTATCGAAAAGGGATAGGTGTAAATATTAA